TACCATATTAACCTATGGATGAAAGATGCCAAAGTATGACTTCGCTTAACTGAAACATCATGAGTTTTTCAATCGCTTTTTATGACATATCTCTTAAACAGATCCcacaatagtctatgggtgacggggtGTTCGGCATCAGCCACGGCTTCCATTGAatatatgtcgggagcttttcctggtGTATACGTTTAACACAGgagaaaaacgcagtgtgaaccgcACCTCAGACTGGTTCCTTGCTTACCTTGGTGAAGGAGCTTCCCAGCTTGACGAGGGGCACGGTGGGGAATTCCCTCTTCTCACTCATCGTCAGTGAACCTGCCATAAGGCTGTACAGGTTTGACATGACCAGGAGCAGATCAGATGTGGTTTTCACAGGCAAGAAACGACTGCGAGGAACATTGATACCCAGTGAATTCTCAAAACTCTTCACAGCGGCTCCCACGGCGGTCTCCAGCTGAATGACATTCAAGCCTCCATCCAGGGTCTGTAAGGACAATGGTAGCAGGAGATTtattccacacacagctctcaccCCTGTATTACGTAGCATGGAAACTAAATAGAAACACAGGATGTCTAATAGTATACAATGAATAAACCAAAGTTTACCTTGGGGTTGACTATGATTTCCATGTCAATGGCATTAGCTTCTTGAAGTCTCTTGATCGCAGACAAGGATATCCACAAATTATTAGTATTGAAGATCTTAAATTTCGAGACCGATTTAAACTCATCCACGTGTGGCTTGGGCACCTGAGCAAATTCTACCAGCCGCAGCTTTCCTTCATACTGAGTGAGCGTACCACCCTAGAGGTGGGTAAAGGAAAGAAATATATACACGTGAGGTCCAGATCACAACATATAGAACAGTCACATTGTCATCTCGAACGCTACAAACTTACTATTTCTGTTTAATGCAAAAGGAAGGAAACGAAATAATAATCCATAATCCGTACCATTTACAGTAGTGGTGCCCACATGGCCAACCAGTTCCTGCTGCGGTCCAAGAGACCAAAACAGAGGAGTTCATAGATGTGTGTCCTTGGTCTAAAGTGGTGTTTAGACAGGAAGATTCCTCATAAAATGGATTAGAAGATTGCCACATAGAAACCATAACGAATAAAACACGCAAACGTCATTATAAAACATGTGAGCGGTTGTGGTTCTTAAGGAATCGGACGTCCTTGTTCACACATttgccttcaggaattttgaggcagttttttggtctgcgtttttcgcccacggccattgaataTAATGCAAGAACCACAGGGGAAAAATGCTGAGAAACGAGCGTCGCAGCTTTTTTCCGCCTCCTAGTCatttcaatgggtggtcagaggcggaaaccgcagcaaaaaaaaataaaaaaacatgccgcTTTTtatttggcccgtgtaaaaggacctttagaaaaccaatgtcttgttgtgttcttaaaggatatgtacaccttaAAACaaagatttattaaaaaaagattTGATTCAAAGTGatttaaaacaatttttaaatgtactttttaagatacagcgtcTACGCACAGCTTCTAGGATCCAGCTAAGAACGATTGTTGATGAACTTCGATGTGATTACCCGGATTCTGCGTGGCAGAGACCCACAGGAGCAGCTGTCACCGAAGCAGTCCGTTCAGCTGACCTGACAGAATCGGCTTTGACGgaagtatacagcttctatgtatacaggatacatagaagctgtatcttaaaaagtaaattatttttttttaatatttgtcaatttaaaaaaattgttttgaaacattgatttattgaaaaaaaaatggattcaaaagggTGTACATGGCTGGAATAGTGAATTACATACAGGAACAAAGCAAATGAAATTTTATGCTACTTATTTATACCAAACAAGAAACCTTCCACAGCTACATCGAACGTTAGTCAAAGATCTGACTGTGATGGAATGTTTTGCCGTGCATTCATTATAGGAATATTCATCCACAGGGGAAATTATTGCTTGCCTGTTATTTACCATGGATATTACGTTACCAAGTGGCAACCAAGAAAGTTTGTATATATGAACGTTTCTGGTCAAAAATGTAATACCGAAGTGAATTGGGAGTGTCACACAAGAACGTAACGATAGGGAGTTGCCGGTTGCAGTTGCACCTAGGCATCCAACAGCCACGCTGCCCATATGTGTTTATTATCGCTGTATGGTGAAAGAACGGTGTTCATTATCTTTCAACTTGATTACCATGTCTTTTACCCCTGTGAGTGTGCAACAACCTTTTCATTGGACTATTTATTATACCTGTACTATCacattccagtgtgtattattcctGTACGGCGGCATCACTGTGTTTAGATATCATGAAGTGCATTATCCATGTTCTGTAACGTATCTATAAGAATTATTCCTGTGTAGTGACATCACATTGTGCATTTTCAAAGGCATAGTCAGGTGCAGTTGCACCTAGAACGGATGCCTCAAATAGCACAAAGATTCAAATGCCTCATAAGTCGATACCAGAATTATAAGTCACATGTAAAattggggggccctgttataggtTGTGGATTGGGAGCGAAGGAGCTTCAAGTAACACCTCTAATAGCACAAGGGAAAGGGTGCAAAGTTGCCAAAAGCTTTGGATGTTACAGTGGACTGGATGCGGTCGTATACACTAGCGTCTTGTCACCACTGAATAGTGGTGACAGCCATAACAATGGCGCATCTACGTCCAACTTAAAGAGCTAATCCCAAATTGACAACCCCTACATATGGAGGTCAGAGGAAAAAAACCCTACCCACTACCACAAAGAGCCACTGCAAAAAGAAGCTTCCGTCTGTGGGGCAAGTCGCGACCACTCATTACATGTTTGCTCAGTCATTGATATAGGTGCCGTGTAATACTTCATTCCCCCTGCAGGGGAAATGGCTGTCTACCTGCAGTTTATCTAAGTTCACAGCAGCCAGATCCACAGCGATCACTTGATCACTGGGTAGGGGTCTTTTGTGAAGATCGGGACAACCAATTTAAGGCTTTCAATATACCTGTTGCAATATGGTACAAAGAAAGATTATTATTACGGTGTTTAAAATCGTAAATTGCACTAAAAGCATCCCCCATTCCGCTCGGACTTTTTCCTAGCTTAAGTAGATTAGTGATAGGTGTAGAGGACATTCACCTTGACATCCGCCCTTGTCTTGTCTGTAACCTCCATGACAAATTCACAACGCTTTCCATTTGGTGGATTCATGAGGTGATTGAGGATGTAGAGGTCCACCGTAGCTCCAAGATTATCAATATTAGAGACAAAGATATATTCTTTTCCTTCACCTATGAGTATGTCCAACAGTCCTGAATTGTAAAAGCTGGCATAGATATCACCGTGCCCAGGAGGGTACCAGGCATCAGCATTCTCCGCCGAATAGGACAAGTCCTTGGCTATCGGTAATAAGGATTCCTTATTGACTCTTGGGTatctgaaaaaggaaaaaaaaaaagtcgattttgatTAGGAAACCGTTTCACCCCGATACAGCATTGAATGGGGGAAAaatcaaaaacaaacaaaacagtaAAACATACATAGAGAATGTACAAAGCCTTTCAATGAAATATTACAGTACAGCATTGTCTTAGTAAATGGTATTGAAGTATAAtaagtttgatttaaaaaaaaaaacaaacagtattTAATCCTCATTTTAGAACAGTGGGTGGAGCCGTGACAATCATTCTTCTTACACCCTGGACCATGATGGGTTCAGAAAGGTTTGTGAATAGCACAGATACATTGTAAATTAGAGAACTATTTATTCCCCCTTTCAAGTTATAAAAACGATGACCCCCTAAGACAAACCTGAAACACAAGTACAAAAACCGGAACAATTGTTCCGTGGCCGTATCGGTGCTATACATGTAGCGGTGGTATTATCAGATGCGTAAAGTGTCAGACAGGTGGCGCCATTTCGGTACCAGCCTTGCATGTAACTAAGTAATTTGAATGTGGAGAGGTCACTGGAAATTGTTGCCTATGTCTAAAAAATGGTGGAGGGGGTTAAAACCAATAAAAGCAATGAGAAGCAATAATTAGAACTGTCCAACAATGGCAGCCACCACACCACTGCGCTGCCAAATTCTAAGCGATATTAAAGATATTTAGTTGCATGATCATTTTGACATATTTGACATGCAGAAAAAAATTCCCTTGAAATCCTTCTCATCACTAAGGCACCGCAAATATGGAAATTAATATTTCATGGACTGTATATATcattaaaaattttttaaaaagatcCCAGGAAACATAAAAATTTAGATCAGCATCATTGTTAAACTAACCAGTatggaatgttttgtttttttaaatgtaatccgGTTAGACTGGTGTGAGATAATACAGGTTTCTGGAGATCTGCTCCTAATTTCCTCTTTTGCAGTTTCGAGGACAGAACGTTCCAGGGTCCCAAAGCTAGAAGCAGGACAGTATGCAACACGCAGATCTCTGGACGGACATGGTGATAGAGGGTCATATGAAGAATGGGCTAGCTGAAGCCCACACCATAAAAGGGtcaaatcccacttttaacttgcACTTTGCTtggttttccactgtactgtaCAGTCATTGACaaaaataaagtacaatgtgtcaccgcTATTAAATATGTAGTTTGCAAATCTTGCAGTAATTCTCATTACAGGGGGTTCTCTACTACGTTTGGTAACAGCAGCACAGCAGGGTGAGTAACAAGTTTCTCCATGTTTCTAATGTACTTCAAAGCCTATTAGGAGATGAACCTCGGTGTGTAAATTTAAGTTTCTAacctacaaaataaataaaatcgtgCTCTATGCTGTTCATTAGCTTCATTCACTTGGAGATGAGTGGTTAGTATAATGTGAGCTGCCAATCTTGTAGATACAGTGACTGTGACCGAGCTGCACCTCCACTATATCTGTACCCATGCAAGTGACTGTAAAATCTCCCGcaattactgacccattcatttctatggccgactgacacctttccgtatatttacatgAAGGTGCCAGTGCCGCAGAAACTTTCCGGaaaaaataggccatgtcctattttttttttcttttacgtaccgtgctcctatactttacaaCGGGAGCTTGGCCTGTAAAAATGGAtggctgtccgtggccggccgtgcccataattacgggtcgtaattacaggcgcggtcgtgtgcatgtgaccTTAGGAAGAAGAAGATGTCTGCAGCATAAAATGCCTTGCAACAGTATTGCACACAAGAATCCAGCAGCGCTGTGACATTCTCTTTTACCAGGAGGTACGATTCAATCAATGTACtttattggtgattttttttaatttttttttttttgtaggcaaGCAATGTACACATTATTACATACAGAAATACGGAACGTCGTATAGGCTATGAATGGCAGTAATAGAATTAGATGGCGTTTATGCACGGAGCCCTCTCGTTTCTAAGCAGCAGAACGAGGAGGTTTCTCTCGTGTTTCAGCACAATGTAAATAGCTCAGCTTCCCAGAAAGCAAgtttataataaatgacttatgccAAGGAATGTTGTAATGTCAATTGCAGCCTCACTGGGTTCTAAGAGTTAATAAAGAATACATTTAAGACATAATCCGAACGTCAGAACCACATTACTGCACCTGCTCTGATTGAAAGTGTGGATCTTCACCCGGCAGTGGCTGTACTTCTGCAGGATTTTCTTGGTGTCTTCATCAGTATTGAAGGAATTCATCAACACAAGAGGGACATCCGTATTGTAAGTTTTATTCAAGTGCTAAAACAGCAAGAATAGTGACCAAaagttataaaatatatataaaattatttttttccctattttttgtttattcacacacacacacacacacacacacacacacacacacacacacccccccccaacTAACTGTAACTTTTTTTCATACAGCAGCACTGTATTATATCAACTCACAATGGGCATAAGGAACACTTAAAACGtgcaaatgtagcagagctgaatttgtaatttaaaggggttttccaaccaaTAAAAATTGTTGGCCTATCCGGAGGAGGATAGCAGGTCAGTAATCTTGTGCTCACCTCGATTTGTTTCACGGTAAGATCGAGGAAGGTGTTCTCATTCCGAACTCCTATCAGACTTTTTGGGCCCTTGCAGCCCATGCTGGTTCCCAGACCTCCATTAAGCTTGACGACGACCAGTTTGTTGAGGACCGATGTGATGTTGTCTGGTAGACCTCTGACCTTCATCTTCTCATACGGCTGAATCTAGAATATGGACAGAAAATGTTCATGTAAACATGAGTAACTGGTCAGAGCTGGTGGAACTAGAAGTCCACAATCacaaggttaaaaaaataaaaataaagagtcCTATCCCCTATGTACGGGCCAACCACCTGCGGGGCCATTCAGCCCAGGCACTCATATCACGAAGCGTTATGCATCTCTGTCACCTCTGATGCTGacctatagggtatgttcacacaggtcgtaATTGGGACTGCAAAAGCCAACGCAAACTTCAAGGGAAACCTGCGCATTAACGCGCAGATTTTAACAGTGGATTTCCAGTTTGATATCCCGAGGATCCGCTCCATTCAATGGGGCTAAGCCGCACGTGGAATCCACAGACTTTTGAATTTAACCAACGGGAGGCGAATTTTGGTGCGAAAATCAGTGTGAAATCTGACCTttatgaacatggccttaggggaCACTGTGACAAGTTGTACTGGACACTCCAGCTGTAGGACATCCCTAACTTTTAATCACTGCAAAAAGGAAAGGAAAACGATGAAGCAATTTGCAGGAAACGCAGGTGTGTGTCCGTATGTATGTTTACAACGTATCTATGTTGGCGTAtttgcagcagggtatatatgtatagaagtgTATTAAATTGGTTAGTATATTTGAGTGTATGTGTATGTCATTTATGTGTATCTAACGATtgccgaggggggggggggggtctttaagAATCCCCCATCTTTAAAGggatttgtgattttttttgttaCGCCACCTCCTATGTGATACTGTAATATAGACATTTTGATTTCTGATGCCTGGTGGTATATAATACGTTCAACAGGTTTCCCCTACAGATTACTGGACATCGGGACTCCCAGCAGTAGAACAACCTGCGATCATCTTATTGTGGGACATTCTCATTGCAATGTCACGTATCATAGAAACCAATTAAAAGGCACATTGTGAGGCACATGGGTGTAATTGAGGGGGATGTTTGGGGCAAGATGCAGTTTACTCCGATATCAAGGTCAGGACACCCACCTCCTGTTGTCCTACCTATGACCCTGCACACATTACGGTACTGCTGCAAGGCAACCTCCATGTCGTATGGCCAGGTTACAGATTACTTAGAGGGGTTGTCTTtttttagaaaacacattttaatATAACCTCTGgagaattttgagttaatagagggggtttctctgttcaggaccctcatctcttggtcaaagTGATGGGCGGTTACAAATAGTACCTCTTTCGATAAAAGACCTGTCTGTTCTGTCCTGCATTAAACAGACGACCCATTAATGTAAATGGACACAGTGTAATgtgtaatttcccctgtggtggcgctgcagaaatactgaacacttaggcctcatgcacatggccgcagccgtATACATCGCCCGGATGGCCACAGAGTGTCATCCGTCGGCCTGCCGCAATCACTGACCATGCACACAAAACAGGTGCATTCATTGCAATGGTGCCGGACCACAATTGcagaccgtaaaatgacttgtccaggAGTTTTTGCGGGCCACAATTATGGCCCCCACACGGTCGTGAGTATGGATGggcccgtagaaattaatgggtcagcaaTTCATCCGCACTTTTGCAGactcaaaaacacgttcgtgtgcatgaggccttaatgccacaggatgtcaaatgtcagatagatgcaggtcccacccctGGGACCAGCACCTGCCTCCAGaacggggacccctaaaccccgttcagccactcggtgttgtggctgaatgaggtaaattccaaccatgaaaaatgttaaatggtcgtgagttacataaacagcgtaactagctgagctacgctgtttccgtaagtctcatagaacttaatggtagttacggaaatcgcgtagctcgcatgctatgctgcttctgtaactgccattcactactattggagttacggaaacagcgtagatcagctagttacgctgtttatgtaactcacgaccatttaacatttttcatggttggaatttacctcattcagccacaacaccgagtggctgaacggggtttaggggtccccgttCTGGAGGCAGGTGCTGGTCCCaggggtgggacctgcatctatctgacatttgacatcctgtggcattaaggcctcatgcacacgaacgtgtttttgagtCCGGAAAagtgcggatgaattgcggacccattaatttctacgagCCCATCCATACTCACAACCGTGTGGGGGCCGTAAATgtcttgtgggaaaacccctttaagttgccaTGTTGATGCTTAAGGCCCAGTTCAAATTGATTTTTTTACGGagatttttgatgcggaaaccgcgtcggaatcagctgcaaaaaacatccgaaatcacctcccattgatttcaaagggagtctGGAGGAGTTCTTTGCGCAGGGGCTTTTAGCTGCTCGCAGTAAAAAAAAGAGTGGCATACTCTTTCTTGCCGCAGttaatgcctctgacctcccattgaaatcaatgtgaggcagagaaagcatatttcgctgcatTCTTTTAATCGCGGCTCTCAAAGGTCgctggcgaaaaacgccacgaatttgcaggcaggtcaaaatctgcctcaaaattagatTTTGctgcctggaaaaataaaaacaactgtgtgaacagggcctaagacagTTTTATGttaaaaacacaagaaaacaagAATATAAAAAGGAAATTAGACCGAGAAAGCGGCCGGTATAGAGAAGGTGGTTGGGAGTGAGCACAGCTCGTAGTCAcaccagaatcccccccccccccttcattcaTGCACGAcataaaaaaaagaccaaaaaacatTACCCCTCACCGTCGAGCGATGATGGGGGCGGGGTGGGGGTAGTAGGTTATGGGGATTAGCTCGTGTCAAGCATTATTTCCTAGGTTTTGAGTTTTCAAAATTATGTCATCAGCGTAGAAAATAACGTGCAGACAGGGAGTAACTGGCAAAACCTGATCCAACTATTCCATTACTCAGCGGACCCAACAGACGGTCAACCTTATTAGCCCCCCTCCCCCTCATAATTACAGTCAGGTTTCTGCTAGATTTACTGGAAAAATAAGAAGTCTGAAGAACTATTGCACAATCCTACCAATTTTCATCTACGTAAAGAGCAGCATAACCACAGAACGTCTATATAgttattaaagttattagtactaTGCACAAATTAAATGTCTGGTCCAGCAGCTGTAGGGAACCGCAAGCAGCCGCACCCAAATTAACGTGGGTAGCAATGTATGACCTTCGCTTGCTATTAAGGCGGTATTCCCAccttagatgcgggtcccagctctgactATGCCGTACATATCTATTAgatatttatggaatagtctgtggatatgccataaacgttaacgcatgctcggccaccgctccattaatGAGGCTGCCGAAGTAAGCCCAGCATGCgtagtaccgctccattcatatggggctcccaGAAACTGCAAGGTAAGACCATTCTTGTGATCTGTGGTGGTCCCAGCGATCGGACCCCTCCAAtcaaatcctgtggataggtgataaataagctttttttttttcagaccttTCTAAAATGTCTAAAcgttatgtcttccattttcataGTAATTGGTCTTTGCAAGGCCAGGAACATACACCCAGAGAAAGATGTATTAGGGCTGCACCGATCTTCATTAAATACAAGCTGGAGGAAGAAGCGACAGGTTTATTAAGAGGAACACGACCCTAACAAATGTGTCGCAGCTGCCGTGGATTTCCACTATAACTTACGTCAGTTTCTAGCATAAATTGTAGTAAATTCAATGGGCCCTGGATGGCCAGCCCCCTTCCGCTAAGCTCCATCCACTTTTTGAAGTGTGTCGAGAGCGGGAAAAACTGCCTAAAAGTTGAGACACATGGGAGTTTATCTACCTAAActaaaaactgcatgttaaaaatgcaacaacacagcagtgtgaacccagccttaggactgATTGAGGACATGACTGGTGTGTGTAATAACAGTAGAGGCTACAATTGCAGTTAGAGGATATGCCCATGTTCTGTATAGCTGGAGGATGGGTCCTCAGAAAAATCTCCTTGGCTGGGCAAAATGGGGCATATTTACTAATGTGTTTGTGCCTAGACTATTTCTGGTGCATAATGTGGCATCAGGTTTTAGACCTATTTATGAAGCCTATGTACCAAAAAGAACAGACGTTTGTGCCTCGCTATAcattttaggctgagttcaccctGGGCGAATACATTGCGTAATACAatttgcgccgcagggaattccgtccgaaaaagagCACCACACtgtggccggcctcctgggaggacatctcatcccaagaggccgctgcagcttgtgattggctgcagcagatgtcacatgggatgaagcgtcatcccaggaggatgaaacacagacccctAGGTAAGTTTAACATTTTGGTTtacagagttgcgttttttgcggcgggattgCTGCGAACCCACCGAAAAAAGtggaacaactgctatttgatgcgggatttacatccccattgaaaattgcgcaccgcaggtcaatttgagcgtttttttctgcacagTATTTACACAgaatgtggatgagaattgttttatctcatccactttgccgctactgtatttgctgtggattttccgcaactaattctgttgtggaaaatccacagtttttacgcaacgtgtgaactggcccttgaaATGGTCTCAAAAAAGCGTGCATGGTCAGATTGTGTCAAAAGTAAACTATAATAGCAATTCCTCCAAACGAGGACTCAAAAATCACTAATAAACGATCCCACCTGAATAGCAAATCAAATACTCCTATCAATACAGGCAGGATAACCAGTCTATGCAAAATGCctgaacaataaatgcagcagccCTATAGTGACAAGTGTCAAGTATTCAAAGGTAAACTATGCCAACCAAAAGGTGGTAAAAAGGAAGAGTAAAGCGTCTAGAAAAATGAGCCAAATGTATCAGATTGCGCCACTGTGATCAATTTGGAGAAtcgtctgactgcctggtctaagtttacacggtcttaaaggatatgtactttgacggtttgtttttttgtgtttttttttactaaaacaatgtattagagtgttttgtgcaactttgtattttgtttttatgaaaaattatttttactttttcagatacagcttctatgtatgcaggaCCCACTGCCACCGAAGCCAtcggtcccactgacctgacggattcaggtttcagcacgggatacagcttctatgtatccaggatacatagatgtATCTGAAagggaaaaataaatttgtaataaaaacaggGTACAAATTTGCACCACAcactattacattttttttttttttataaacttaaacaaagtcttcaaaggtttccatagcctttaatcttCGACAGTATTAGAGTAATAAAATATATGGGTTGTACAAATTGCACGATTGATACATGGGGTCTCAATGTGCTTAGAAAGGTTTCCACTTTTTCCTATACGACAGTAAGCTATGACGTTTTCTCCTAGCAAGTAGGGCTTCTGCCATATTATACACTATGTAGAAATGCGATTTAAAAAAGCAAAAGTGCAAACATTGTGCCGGTAtccagtaataaaaaaaacatctctAGCATAATGGACTGCAGAAGAATTTCATTACTAAAACATTTCATGGAATTATCCCCAGTGACTTCTGACATAGCGgattaatttatattaaaaaaaaaaaaaaagtggagcaaAACAAATTGTCATGTGAGCCTGTACCGACACAGGAGCCTCAAAACTTCAAAGAAAGACTATTTGTCTGCGGACAGGATGAGAAATCACAGCAGTCGGATTTTTCTGTATATTCTGCACGCTCAGAAAACAATTTAGAGCTGGAGAAAACCAAATTAGGTCGATAAAACATCCTCTGCTAGTGGTAGAAGCAATTTACCTTCTATGAATTACTTGCTGGAAGCGGATATATGCTTGAAGAGTGAGGCATAAAAATTAAgcaggaggtaaaacccacaaagaAAGAACGCAAAAAAAAGAAGGTCCGATAGTCCGCACAGCTTAACATCTGCTGCACTGGACCACAGAGCAGGAAAGGTTGTGATTGACCATAGAATAGGTGCTGGGCCATAGGGTAATTGGTTGCCTATATGACCAaagattctggaccagcaggttagTCTGTTAAAATTGAGCAGATATATTAAAGGACTAAGCAAGAAAACAAAGTCAATTTGATGATCGTATTTTATGGCACGCTGTCCTCCTGTAGCTTCTCGCTAGATCTTTCTACAAACATACAATAACCCAGACTTTGATATTtgacttattaaaggggttgtcccatcataTTACCCCAGCCCAaatatatgccctattaggataTATAGACGTCATAGGAGGAGCCAGAGAGGAGAGCCGCTAACAAACAGAGGCTATCGCTCTGGCGGACTTGAGACATCCATGCATTATAAGAAAAATGATCAGTCAATAGCAACGTCCCTTGTCAAAATCCACCGTTTGCTGGGGGGGTGTCTTAGCCGTCACAGCCAACAGCTGAATGCTGAGACGACTCATGTTAAAAGGGGCTGTCTGTAATA
This genomic stretch from Rhinoderma darwinii isolate aRhiDar2 chromosome 4, aRhiDar2.hap1, whole genome shotgun sequence harbors:
- the UGP2 gene encoding UTP--glucose-1-phosphate uridylyltransferase isoform X1, which codes for MSSLANDLSKAMSGGGMSQFQEAIRQELEEAMKMDLEKILSTAPESELEHTKKDLEGFQKLFHRFLQEKGPSVDWGKIQRPPEDSIQPYEKMKVRGLPDNITSVLNKLVVVKLNGGLGTSMGCKGPKSLIGVRNENTFLDLTVKQIEHLNKTYNTDVPLVLMNSFNTDEDTKKILQKYSHCRVKIHTFNQSRYPRVNKESLLPIAKDLSYSAENADAWYPPGHGDIYASFYNSGLLDILIGEGKEYIFVSNIDNLGATVDLYILNHLMNPPNGKRCEFVMEVTDKTRADVKGGTLTQYEGKLRLVEFAQVPKPHVDEFKSVSKFKIFNTNNLWISLSAIKRLQEANAIDMEIIVNPKTLDGGLNVIQLETAVGAAVKSFENSLGINVPRSRFLPVKTTSDLLLVMSNLYSLMAGSLTMSEKREFPTVPLVKLGSSFTKVQDYLKRFESIPDMLELDHLTVSGDVTFGKNVVLKGTVIIIANHGDRIDIPPGAVLENKIVSGNLRILDH
- the UGP2 gene encoding UTP--glucose-1-phosphate uridylyltransferase isoform X2; the protein is MSGGGMSQFQEAIRQELEEAMKMDLEKILSTAPESELEHTKKDLEGFQKLFHRFLQEKGPSVDWGKIQRPPEDSIQPYEKMKVRGLPDNITSVLNKLVVVKLNGGLGTSMGCKGPKSLIGVRNENTFLDLTVKQIEHLNKTYNTDVPLVLMNSFNTDEDTKKILQKYSHCRVKIHTFNQSRYPRVNKESLLPIAKDLSYSAENADAWYPPGHGDIYASFYNSGLLDILIGEGKEYIFVSNIDNLGATVDLYILNHLMNPPNGKRCEFVMEVTDKTRADVKGGTLTQYEGKLRLVEFAQVPKPHVDEFKSVSKFKIFNTNNLWISLSAIKRLQEANAIDMEIIVNPKTLDGGLNVIQLETAVGAAVKSFENSLGINVPRSRFLPVKTTSDLLLVMSNLYSLMAGSLTMSEKREFPTVPLVKLGSSFTKVQDYLKRFESIPDMLELDHLTVSGDVTFGKNVVLKGTVIIIANHGDRIDIPPGAVLENKIVSGNLRILDH